One part of the Novipirellula aureliae genome encodes these proteins:
- a CDS encoding TVP38/TMEM64 family protein has product MIDRNGPKLKPENRISTDHADDEQALHAHLNRRVQWKTAGIRLLIGLVVLAAVVWFGRNAGEDIKGMESWIAGHGVWGCLVFVGMMVLFTSIFVPDTVLAVAAGVLFGIGWGAVLTVIGALLTATLNFFSAQTLLRPRIEKMLAAHPKLRAIQRAVNREGLRLQLLLRLSPINPVSVSYVLGASGVRYSTFILATAGLIPGLFCEVYFGYLASHVTKVAGNVSEHSSLHTIVTVVGFVFCILLMVFISRIASKAIAEAESESTSEVEQA; this is encoded by the coding sequence ATGATCGATAGGAACGGGCCCAAGTTGAAACCGGAAAACAGGATATCGACGGATCACGCTGATGACGAACAAGCATTGCACGCGCATTTGAATCGACGGGTGCAATGGAAAACGGCTGGGATCCGTCTGTTGATCGGCCTGGTTGTGCTGGCAGCGGTTGTCTGGTTCGGCCGCAATGCGGGCGAGGACATCAAAGGGATGGAGAGTTGGATTGCCGGTCATGGGGTCTGGGGATGCCTTGTCTTTGTCGGCATGATGGTCCTGTTCACTTCGATTTTCGTGCCCGATACAGTGCTGGCGGTTGCGGCCGGAGTCCTGTTCGGAATCGGATGGGGTGCCGTTTTGACGGTGATTGGAGCTTTGCTCACCGCCACGTTGAATTTTTTCTCCGCTCAAACTCTGTTGCGGCCACGGATCGAAAAGATGCTCGCCGCGCACCCTAAGCTCCGAGCAATTCAACGCGCCGTCAATCGCGAAGGCCTGAGACTGCAATTGCTGCTGCGGTTGTCACCGATCAATCCGGTCTCGGTCAGCTACGTGTTGGGAGCCTCGGGGGTGCGATATTCAACCTTCATTCTTGCGACGGCCGGATTGATTCCGGGCTTGTTTTGTGAAGTTTACTTCGGCTATCTGGCCAGCCATGTCACCAAGGTCGCTGGCAACGTCAGCGAGCATTCGTCGCTACATACCATCGTCACGGTCGTCGGCTTTGTTTTCTGTATTTTGTTGATGGTCTTCATCTCGCGGATTGCTTCGAAAGCGATTGCGGAGGCAGAAAGTGAATCGACAAGCGAGGTCGAACAAGCATGA
- a CDS encoding magnesium transporter CorA family protein, whose product MPEFFKLKRQSNAAGAETFIWVDLDGRTTDSVEWLKNGSGLPEQVIMRLLDESTLNHHEKFDDGLLLRFQTQVVSPAIGKSDSTSVGLWFERDRVISICSAPIPEIETLKTNVSKHQSSWAPLEILTCLINSNVSKLESLIVMVSERTDDLEEQILESIDDANSAQLDLVRRKTIRIRRQLLTLRNLLVFILSDHSLPISEDDRPAIESVTDRVRNYLEILEGCHERAHLLRDQIESQMNARLNQITYNLTIVATVFLPLSFLTGLLGMNVSGIPEQHDPQGFVVVCTSMVLIAISSWIYLRWRKWV is encoded by the coding sequence ATGCCGGAATTTTTCAAACTCAAACGTCAAAGCAATGCAGCGGGAGCGGAAACGTTCATCTGGGTTGACCTGGATGGCCGCACGACCGATTCCGTGGAATGGCTCAAAAACGGATCGGGTTTGCCCGAGCAAGTCATCATGCGTCTGCTCGATGAAAGCACGCTGAATCATCATGAGAAGTTCGATGATGGGCTGCTGCTCCGTTTTCAAACACAAGTAGTCTCACCTGCAATAGGGAAGAGTGATTCGACTTCGGTCGGCTTGTGGTTCGAACGCGATCGAGTGATCAGTATTTGTTCCGCCCCGATACCAGAGATTGAGACTTTGAAGACGAATGTTTCGAAGCATCAGAGCAGCTGGGCTCCACTGGAGATACTCACTTGCCTGATCAACAGCAACGTCAGCAAATTGGAAAGTCTTATCGTGATGGTTTCTGAAAGAACCGACGACTTGGAGGAACAAATTCTTGAGTCGATCGATGACGCAAACTCAGCGCAATTAGATCTCGTTCGGCGAAAAACAATTCGTATTCGTCGTCAGCTACTGACACTGCGAAATCTGTTGGTGTTCATTCTCTCGGATCACTCGCTGCCGATCAGTGAGGATGATCGGCCGGCGATTGAGTCTGTCACCGATCGCGTACGCAACTACCTGGAAATCCTGGAAGGCTGTCACGAAAGAGCACACCTGTTACGCGATCAAATCGAGTCACAGATGAACGCACGATTGAATCAGATTACCTATAACCTGACGATTGTTGCCACGGTGTTCTTGCCGCTCAGCTTCCTTACTGGCCTATTGGGGATGAATGTCTCGGGAATTCCCGAGCAACATGACCCACAGGGATTCGTTGTCGTATGCACGAGTATGGTGTTGATCGCGATAAGTTCATGGATCTACCTGAGATGGCGAAAATGGGTTTGA